From one Macellibacteroides fermentans genomic stretch:
- the thiC gene encoding phosphomethylpyrimidine synthase ThiC, whose amino-acid sequence MIPTRNLRITYPSSQKIYVPGEINRLKVGMRLITLSDSLVPDENGKKEKRKNNPVIVYDTTGPYSDASSALCITEGIPRIREEWYARRKDLVKLADFTVPSFTTNTTDPAAEFTCFPKQYYPFKAKQGKRITQMYYAKRRIITPEMEYVAIRENQQVEGLGLKSFITPEFVRKEIAAGRAVIPANLNHPESEPMIIGKRFLVKTNANIGNSTLSTDVEESIEKMVWSCKWGCDTLMDLSTGKYIHETREWIIRNCPVPLGTVPVYEALEKVDGKIEDLTWEVFRDTLIHQAEQGVDYFTIHAALLSSHIDLAMNRLTGIVSRGGAIMSTWMKIHKQENFLYTHFDEICSILSQYDAVVSIGSGLRPGSIYDANDIAQFAELKTMNTLTKIAWEHFVQVIIEGPGHVPLNKIKENTSEQNYACMGAPFHSLGPVTTDISPGYDHISAAIGSAQIAWYGVSMICAVSPKEQLNVPNKEDVREGVIASKIAAHAADLAKGQPGAQVRDNAISKARFDFRWKDLFNLSLDPERAKQYYKGKATKNPENSTMNDTNFFAMKLSMDIKNGE is encoded by the coding sequence ATGATTCCGACACGAAATTTGCGTATTACCTATCCATCCTCCCAAAAGATCTATGTGCCGGGAGAGATTAACAGATTGAAAGTCGGCATGCGACTTATTACTCTTTCGGACTCGCTGGTTCCCGACGAAAACGGAAAAAAAGAGAAAAGAAAGAATAATCCGGTGATCGTTTACGACACTACCGGTCCGTATTCCGATGCATCATCAGCGCTATGTATTACCGAAGGAATCCCCCGGATACGTGAAGAATGGTATGCAAGACGCAAAGATCTGGTAAAACTTGCCGACTTTACCGTCCCCTCTTTTACAACCAATACAACGGATCCGGCTGCAGAATTTACCTGTTTTCCCAAACAGTATTATCCGTTTAAGGCAAAACAAGGCAAGCGAATCACCCAGATGTATTATGCCAAACGCCGAATTATTACGCCGGAGATGGAATATGTGGCCATCAGGGAGAATCAACAGGTGGAAGGACTGGGATTAAAGTCGTTTATCACCCCGGAGTTTGTCCGAAAAGAGATTGCCGCCGGCAGAGCGGTGATACCCGCAAACTTAAATCATCCGGAATCTGAACCGATGATTATAGGAAAGCGGTTTCTGGTTAAAACCAATGCTAACATTGGAAATTCCACACTTTCGACGGATGTGGAAGAAAGCATCGAAAAAATGGTGTGGAGCTGCAAATGGGGATGCGATACATTGATGGATCTTTCTACCGGTAAATACATCCACGAAACCCGCGAATGGATCATTAGAAACTGTCCGGTTCCTCTGGGCACGGTTCCTGTTTACGAGGCACTGGAGAAGGTAGACGGAAAGATTGAGGACCTTACCTGGGAAGTATTCAGAGACACGCTTATTCATCAGGCAGAGCAAGGAGTGGATTACTTCACCATCCATGCCGCACTGTTAAGCAGTCATATCGATTTGGCTATGAACCGTCTTACCGGAATTGTATCCCGCGGCGGCGCTATAATGAGTACGTGGATGAAGATCCATAAACAAGAAAATTTTCTGTATACACATTTCGATGAGATATGCTCGATTTTAAGTCAGTATGATGCCGTGGTTTCGATTGGAAGCGGACTAAGACCAGGTTCTATTTACGATGCCAATGACATTGCTCAGTTTGCCGAACTTAAAACAATGAACACCCTTACAAAAATAGCCTGGGAACACTTCGTTCAGGTTATTATTGAAGGACCGGGACATGTACCCTTAAACAAAATAAAGGAAAATACATCCGAGCAAAATTATGCCTGTATGGGAGCTCCGTTCCATTCACTGGGGCCGGTTACAACAGATATTTCTCCGGGCTACGATCATATTAGTGCAGCCATCGGCTCTGCGCAGATTGCCTGGTACGGCGTTTCCATGATTTGTGCCGTTTCACCCAAAGAGCAACTCAATGTACCCAACAAGGAAGATGTACGCGAGGGGGTAATTGCCTCAAAAATAGCGGCTCACGCAGCCGATCTTGCGAAAGGTCAGCCCGGTGCGCAGGTGCGGGATAATGCAATAAGCAAAGCCCGGTTCGATTTCAGGTGGAAAGATCTGTTCAATTTATCACTCGATCCGGAAAGGGCAAAACAGTATTACAAGGGAAAAGCAACTAAAAACCCGGAAAACAGTACGATGAACGATACCAACTTCTTTGCCATGAAGCTGAGTATGGATATAAAGAACGGCGAATAA
- a CDS encoding hemolysin family protein, with the protein MEIFIIICLILLNGLLSMAEIALVSARKSRLETYAKKGNKLAKAALELANQPDKFLSTVQIGITLIGILTGLYSGEAFAAELAWLIDGIEPLKPYSLIISKTTIVIIVTYLTLVLGELVPKRIGMGAAEKVSMFVAKPMSVLSFIASPFVWLLSKSTRLVVYLVGIEKTEDNRVTEEEIKAIIKEGFDVGEVQEVEQDIVERVFNLGDRNVGSIMTHRSELVWLDVADSNQSISDKVKENLFNVYPVASERFDNIQGIVYLKDLFGKIDSPDFKLSQVIRPALFVPENQSVYNALEQFKKAMVKSAMVTDEFGGIQGIVTLKDIMEGLIGQVPEVGEEQEIIQREDGSWLVDGQFSFYEFLEYFDMEDLYNEHDYNTLSGLILEILERVPRTGEKLRWLNFKFEIVDMDGARIDKVLVTREMED; encoded by the coding sequence ATGGAAATTTTTATTATTATTTGTCTTATTCTTTTAAACGGTTTATTGTCGATGGCAGAAATCGCGTTGGTCTCTGCACGTAAATCGAGGCTCGAAACCTATGCAAAAAAGGGAAATAAACTAGCTAAGGCAGCTTTGGAGCTGGCCAACCAGCCGGATAAGTTTTTGTCTACCGTACAGATCGGTATTACATTGATCGGTATCCTGACCGGTTTGTATTCCGGCGAAGCCTTTGCTGCAGAGCTGGCTTGGCTAATTGACGGTATTGAACCGCTAAAACCCTATTCACTTATCATCTCTAAAACAACGATTGTAATTATTGTTACTTATCTTACGTTGGTTTTGGGCGAGCTGGTTCCTAAAAGAATCGGGATGGGTGCTGCCGAAAAGGTTTCCATGTTTGTTGCTAAGCCGATGTCTGTTTTGTCTTTCATAGCATCTCCTTTTGTTTGGTTGCTTTCCAAAAGTACCCGCCTGGTTGTATATTTAGTCGGAATTGAAAAGACTGAAGATAATCGTGTTACGGAAGAAGAGATAAAAGCAATCATCAAAGAGGGCTTTGATGTGGGAGAGGTGCAGGAGGTAGAGCAAGACATTGTAGAGCGTGTGTTTAATCTGGGTGACAGGAACGTTGGTTCAATTATGACACACCGAAGCGAACTGGTTTGGCTGGATGTGGCAGATTCGAATCAGTCCATCAGCGATAAGGTGAAGGAGAATCTTTTCAATGTGTATCCGGTTGCGTCCGAAAGGTTTGATAATATACAGGGAATCGTTTACCTGAAAGATTTGTTTGGTAAAATAGATTCACCAGACTTCAAACTTAGTCAGGTTATCCGTCCAGCTTTATTTGTTCCGGAGAATCAAAGTGTGTACAATGCCCTGGAGCAATTTAAAAAAGCCATGGTGAAATCGGCCATGGTAACCGACGAATTTGGCGGGATTCAAGGGATTGTTACCCTGAAAGATATCATGGAAGGGTTGATCGGTCAGGTGCCCGAAGTGGGAGAAGAACAGGAAATCATTCAGCGTGAAGATGGTAGCTGGCTGGTAGACGGCCAGTTCTCTTTCTATGAGTTTCTGGAGTATTTTGATATGGAAGACTTGTATAACGAGCACGATTATAACACATTAAGCGGTTTGATTCTTGAAATACTTGAACGTGTACCACGTACAGGCGAGAAGCTGCGTTGGTTGAACTTCAAGTTCGAGATTGTGGATATGGATGGTGCCCGTATCGACAAGGTATTGGTTACAAGAGAAATGGAGGATTAA